The Pseudoalteromonas rubra region TGGTGAGGAGTCACTTGAAGTGACGCATCTGAAAAGCGCGCTTGAATCGGGCCAGCAGGATTTTCAGTTCACTTATTTGTGTGGCCTGGGTGATTCAGGTAAGTCGCATTTACTTTATGCCACTTGTATCCATGCGCAAGAGCAGGGCCTGTCGACCATACTGCTGTCGCTCAGAGAGGTTATTAACTTTGGTCCGGCGGTGCTCGATGGCCTGGAAACTCTCGATGTTGTGTGTATTGATGATGTGCATTTGGTAGCAGGTGATGAGCCCTGGGAAAAAGCCCTGTTTAACTTCTTTAACCGCTTTAACGAACCTGGAAAGTGCCTGGTTGTGACTGCAGATCTGCTGCCGAACATGCTCAATTTGAGTTTGCCGGATCTGGAATCACGATTTACCTGGGGGACCACCTTTCAGATCCGCTCAATGAGCGATGACGATAAAGCCGAAGCGCTGGTAAAACGCGCAAAAATGCGGGGCCTTGAACTCAGTGATGAATGCGCGCGATTTTTACTGACCCGGCTTAGCCGCGATATGCGTGCTTTGCTGGATGTGCTTGATAAACTGGATCATGCTTCAATGGCAGCCCAGCGAAAATTAACTATCCCATTCATTAAGACAACTTTGAATTTGTGAGCCTCACTTGTGGGATTTTTGACCGTCGACGTCACAAATTCCACAAGAAACGCTAAACCAGCCCAAAATCAACCAACAACCAGCAAATTGTCCATGAAAAGCCCCAAATTTGGGCTAGAATCTGCCCCGTTGTTTCAGTTATTATAATCGATTCAATGAAAGGCAAATGACCTCAACAAGATCAGGTATAGAATGAACTTAGAGAATATTTTAGCGCAAGCGCTAGACGCCGTTGCTAACGCGAGCGAAGTTGCGCAACTTGAGGAAGTCAGAGTTAATTACCTTGGTAAAAAAGGTGAGATCACTGGACTACTAAAAACCCTGGGTAAACTGGCACCAGAAGAACGTAAAGAAGCAGGCCAGGTGATTAACCAGGCAAAAAATCAGGTTCAGACTGCGATCAATGAAAAGCGCGAAGCGCTGGAGCAGGCTGCTCTTGCTCAAAAACTGGCGGCGGAAACTATTGATGTAACACTGCCTGGCCGTACTGCACCGCAGGGTGGTTTACACCCGGTAACGCGGACCATTGAGCGTATTGAGCAGTTTTTTGGAGAGCTAGGCTTTGCGGTTAAGTCAGGCCCGGAAGTAGAAGATGATTTCCATAACTTTGATGCGCTGAATATTCCAGAGCACCATCCGGCTCGTGCTGATCATGACACCTTTTACTTTAACCCTAAGCTGGTTTTGAGAACGCAAACCAGTGGTGTTCAGATCCGTACTATGGAAGCTGAGCAGCCGCCTCTGCGTATTATTTCTCCGGGTCGAGTGTATCGTAACGATTACGATCAGACACACACGCCGATGTTCCACCAGGTTGAAGGCCTGATGGTAGACACCGACGTGAGCTTCACTGAATTGAAAGGTATTTTGCACGACTTTTTACGTAACTTTTTCGAAGAAGACATGGAGATCCGCTTCCGTCCTTCGTACTTCCCGTTCACTGAGCCGTCAGCGGAAGTGGATGTGAAAGGTAAAAATGGTAAGTGGTTAGAAGTGTTAGGCTGCGGAATGGTGCACCCGAACGTATTGCGCTCTGTGGGCATTGACCCTGAGAAGTACACTGGATTTGCATTTGGTATGGGCGTAGAACGTCTGACCATGCTGCGCTATGGCGTAAATGACTTACGTGCTTTCTTCGAAAACGATTTAAAATTCCTAAACCAATTCAGATAAGAGCGATACAACAATGAAATTTAGTGAAAAGTGGTTAAGAGAATGGGTTAATCCTGCGATTGATACCGAGGCTCTATCTGAACAGCTATCAATGGCCGGTCTGGAAGTAGACGGTGTCGACCCGGTTGCAGGTGACTTTGATGGCGTGGTTATCGGTGAAGTTGTTGAGTGTGGTCAGCACCCGGATGCAGACAAGCTACGTGTCACCAAAGTAAACGTAGGCGAAGACGAGCTGCTGGATATCGTCTGTGGTGCGGCAAACTGCCGTGCGGGCTTGAAAGTAGCTGTGGCGAAAGTCGGTGCAGTTTTGCCGGGCGGCTTTAAGATCAAAAAAGCAAAGTTACGCGGCCAACCTTCACACGGCATGCTGTGTGCGTTTGAAGAGCTGGGCATGGCTGAAAGCTCAGATGGTATTTTAGAGCTACCAGCTGACGCACAAATTGGTCAAAACATCCGCGAATACTTTAACCTTGACGATGTCACCATCGACGTTGACCTGACTGCAAACCGCAGTGATTGTCTGGGTATTAAAGGCCTTGCGCGCGAAGTCGGCGTATTAAATGGTATTGATGTCAATGAGCTGGCTATCCCGGCCGTTGAACCTACTATTGATGACAAGATTGAGATTGAACTGGTGAACAGCCAGGCCTGTCCTCGTTACCTTGGCCGTGTAGTGAAAGGCATCAACCTGGATGCAATCACACCACTTTGGATGGTTGAAAAGTTGCGTCGCTCTGGCATTCGCTCAATCGATCCGGTTGTTGATATTACTAACTACGTATTACTTGAGCTGGGTCACCCTATGCATGCGTTTGACTTAAGTGCCATAGAAGGTGGTATTAAAGTACGCAGTGCAGCTGACAATGAAGAGCTGGTATTGCTTGATGGCAACACAGCGAAACTTAAGCCAAGCACATTAGTGATTGCAGATCACAACAAAGCGCTGGCGATGGCGGGTATTTTCGGTGGCGAAAACTCAGGGGTAAAAGAAGGCACCACGGATATTTTACTGGAAAGTGCATTCTTTAATCCGCTGGCGATTGCTGGTCAGGCGCGTAGCTATGGTCTGCATACAGATGCGTCACACCGTTATGAGCGCGGTGTGGATTATCAACTACAGCGTGATGCAATGGAGCGAGCAACGGCCTTGCTACTTGAAATCGCTGGCGGCCAGGCAGGTCCGGTTGTAGAAGCCGTGTCTGAAGCTGATTTGCCTGAGGCAAAATCTGTGACACTGCGCCGTGCTCGTCTCGATCGTGTCATTGGCTACCATATTGCTGATGAAAAAGTGACTGATATCCTCACGCGCCTTGGTCTGGATGTGGCGTTTGCCAATGATAGCTGGACTGCAGTCGTACCAAGTTATCGTTTCGACATTAGTATTGAAGAAGACCTCATTGAAGAAGTTGCACGTGTGTTTGGGTATAACAATATCCCAAATGTAGCACCGACTGCGGCATTAAAGATGACCGATCACCAGGAAGCGCGTTTGCCGGTCTCTCGCCTGCGTAACGAACTGGTTGCACGTGGCTATCAGGAAGCGATTACCTACAGCTTTGTTGATCCTAAGAAACAGCAACTGCTGCACCCTGAAAGCGACGCTCTGGTACTGCCACATCCTATTTCGGTGGAAATGTCTGCGATGCGCGTAAGCCTGATGCCGGGGTTACTTAATGCCGTAGCCTACAACCAAAACCGCCAGCAGGCTCGCATCCGTTTGTTTGAACACGGCCTGAAGTTTGTTAAAGACGAAGCCGCGGAGAATGGCGTTCGTCAAACACCGGTGATTGGTGGTGTGGTATATGGCAACACGCACAATGAACATTGGGGCATTGAAAGCCGTAAGACCGATTTCTTTGACGTGAAAGGTGATGTAGAGGCGTTGCTGGCTCTATGCAATGACAAAGCGCGTTTTAGCTTCAAAGCACAACCAAGCGATGGTTTGCACCCGGGTCAATCTGCTGCCATTTATGCCAATGGTGAGAAAGTAGGTTATATCGGTGCGGTTCATCCGCAGCTGCAAAAATCACTGGATCTTAATGAAACTGCGTATGTTTTTGAAGTTGAAACAGCAGCGATCGCTGAGCGTAAGCTTCCAGAAGCCGTTAGTATCTCGAAATTCCCGTCAAATCGCCGTGATATTGCTATTTTAGTTGCAGATGATGTAAAAATAGGCGATATTTTAGAAAGCATTGAGAAAGTTGGCGGAAATCAATTAGTTGACCTAAACTTATTCGATGTGTATAAGGGCAAAGGTATTGAGCCTGGTTATAAGAGTTTAGCCATTGCTCTAACACTGCAAGCCGTTGATAGAACGCTCGAAGAGAAAGACATCAACGACACTGTAGAAATCGTGGTGGCCGAATTGGCCAAACAATTTAATGCATCGTTGAGGGACTAGATATGGCGCTTACTAAAGCCGACATAGCTGAACACCTATTTGAGAAATTGGGGATAAATAAAAAGGATGCCAAAGACTTAGTTGAAGCGTTTTTTGAAGAAATCCGCTCAGCGCTGGAAAGTGGAGAGCAGGTAAAGCTGTCCGGTTTTGGTAATTTCGACCTGCGTGATAAAAAAGAGCGTCCTGGTCGTAACCCTAAAACTGGTGAAGACATTCCCATCTCGGCACGTCGTGTTGTAACTTTTAGACCTGGTCAGAAGTTAAAAACACGTGTTGAAGTGGGAACCAGCAAAAACCTGTGATCACGCAGACGTCTTTGGGTTAGTTCGCAGGCATCTTCTGCTGCGTTACCTTCAGCTAGGTATCTGTATGATAATTAAGAAACCCCGGCATCAACCGGGGTTTCTTGTCATAAAAATTTAATTTACCTGTTTTACCATCTGGCCTTTGTATTTGTTTGGAGTGCGAAGTTGATCCAGGGTAATCACTCCTTGACTAATCGTATAAAAAATATCAGTGTTGCGTGGTTGATAAGCTCTCTGCTATTTGGCTCGCTGGCGATTTTTGTCTACGTGCAACAGAAAGAAGCCGCAAAGCAATCTGTTCAGGCCGCCTCCGAATTGATCCGACAGGAACTTGATTCGCAGCTTCATAATATTGATGTCTTTTTAAAACATGCAGAGCGCCTCGATGAAACCTGCGATGCTCATACTATCTCTTTAATGCGAGAGCAGGTGTTTGTTAATCCGGCATTGAGTGAGATTGGCATCGTTGATGAGTATGGCCGTTTACTGTGTAACTCGTTTGGTCGTCTGACGCCCCCGGTACAAACCACAGAGCCGATAAAACAACCCGGCTTGAGATATCATGGCCCAATCATTACTGACTTTTTGCAAGTTCCTGCGTTTGTTCTGGCGCGCACACGCAATGATGGTTTTGAGGTCAATGCCTTACTACCAACCAGCTGGCTGAGTGACACGTTAGATATTACCCGGCATAAAAACCTGGCTTTCATTGCTTTGCTTGATGGGAAGTCCGGCGTGCCTATCTTTTTACGTGGGAAATACACTTTACCTTTGGGTGAGACGATATTTCCCATGACCGATGTGCTGGAGTTTGAAGGACACTTTGATGATGGCACTCAAAAATATATTTTTGCACGCCCGCTTGCTGCTTTGCCGCAACTGACCATCATGGTGGCCAGCGATGCAAAGCGACTCTCTGCCATTCAACCTGTGTGGTTGCTAGCCCTGTTACTTTTATATTGTGGCTCTTTGGTGGGACTCACCATGTTGCTCAACCACTATGATAGTCGTGTCTTGAGTAGCCGGGCACTATTGCTTGGGGCTATCAGTAAACAAGAGCTTTTTAATGTATATCAGCCTCTGGTAGATGCAACGACCCGAGAAGTTGTTGGGGTTGAAGTGTTGATCCGCTGGCAACATCCAGTTGAGGGCGAGCTTAGTCCAGCTTATTTTATTCCTGAAGCAGAGCGGGATGGCAGTATTCTTGATCTGTCTATTTATCAGATAGAAAGAGCACTGACTGAATTGCGTGCGATTTTAAAAAGTAAACCGAACTTTAAAGTGTCGTTTAACGTAAATGGATATCTGTTGACCTGCGCAGACTATCTTGAAGTTTTACACAAAGCGAACCTGGTTATTCCTAAGCTCACCATAGAGCTGACTGAGCGGGATGTTTTATCTCAGGCACAAATACACTCTGTGCTTCAGTCATTGGTAAACTCAGGGGTCGAGATCGCGATAGATGACTTCGGTACGGGTTACAGTGGTTTGCATTACCTGCAGAGTTTTCCCATTGATCTGCTGAAGATTGATCAAACCTTTGTTGCGTCTATTGGGATGGATAATCTGCAATCCCCCGTACTAAATGCGATGATAGAGATGGCAGCTAAGCTTAATAAAAAGTTGATTGCAGAAGGCGTAGAAACGGCGCATCAGGCAGAGTATTTATCCCGTCAGGGCGTGTGTGTGCATCAGGGCTGGTACTATTATAAAGCGATGCCTATTCAGAAGCTTAAAGAGGTTTGTTAAGTCGCGTTTTATAACAGCCTGTAAATAGAGAAAGCCCCGGTTCCGGGGCTTTTAGGTCAAGGGGTTAAAGTGAAGCAAAGAAGCAGCCAAATCCGGGCAGGGATAGCTGATCTTGTTCATAGTGACCGGTATGGTGAACCAACTCCAGGTGCTCCGTATGGTGAGAGATTTCCAGTGCAAGCTGCGTTGGTTGCTCACTGAGGTTGAACGCGCAGAGCATCGTTTTCCCCTGGTAATGTCGATAAAACGCTAATATTGGCTCTGGACTGTCTATAAACTCGATATCACCAACCTGTAACTCAGGCATAGTGCTACGCCATGCCATAAATGCCTGATAGCGAGCCAAAATAGAATCGTCAGTGTCAGTTTGCTGAGAAACCGCTTGTGATTGGTGGGCCGGTGATACTGGCAACCAGGGTTTTCCTTCGCTGAAGCCTGCATGCTGTTGCTCGGTATGCCATGGCATTGGCGTACGACAGCCATCGCGCCCTTTAAAGTTAGGCCAGAACGTAATGCCGTAAGGATCCTGCAAATCTTCAAATGCAACATCGGCTTCACCCAGGCCCAGTTCTTCGCCCTGGTACATACACACACTGCCACGTAATGACCCCAACAGCGCAGTGAGCATGCTGGCCTGGCGTGCATCAACCGTTTTACCGTCTTTAGACCAGCGGCTTGCAACGCGTTCTACGTCGTGGTTACTGAATGCCCAGCATGGCCAGCCTTCCGTCATGACTGCTTCAAGACGAGATACGGTTTCACGAATATAGCTTGCACTATAGTCTTTGGTCAGTAACTCAAAGCTGTAACCCATATGCAATTTATCACCGCCGGAGGTATATTCAGCCATGGTTTGAAGAGAATCCTCGGATGAAATCTCTCCCAGGCTTACCGTAGCTGGGTAGCGGTCGAGCAGGGCGCGGATCTCAGCCATAAACGCGAGGTTTTCCGGCTGGGTATTGTTGTAATAATGATATTGAAAAGCATAAGGGTTGTCTTCGCTAAAGCCACGACCCTGACGCAATTCCTTCGGTTTAGCGGGGTTGTCACGCAATTGTTGATCATGGAAGCAAAAGTTAATGGCATCCAGACGGAAACCATCAACGCCTTTTTTCAGCCAAAATTCGACATTATCCAAAACCGCCTGACGTACTTCTGGGTTATGGAAGTTTAAATCTGGTTGCTCAGTCAGAAAGTTATGGAGATAGTACTGACAACGACGAGAATCCCACTGCCACGCAACACCACCAAATATAGATAGCCAATTGTTTGGTGGGCTGCCATCAGGCTTCGCATCTGCCCAAACATACCAGTCAGCTTTAGCGTTTGTTTGGCTGGCACGGCTTTCACTAAACCAAGCGTGCTCATCTGAAGTGTGGCTAAGTACCTGATCGATAATGATCTTAATATTACGTTGATGCGCTTTGTCAATTAGTTCATCAAAGTCATTTAGGGTGCCAAACATTGGGTCAATATCTCGGTAGTCGCTGATATCATAGCCAAAGTCTTTCATAGGAGACTTGAAAAATGGCGAGATCCAGATGGCATCTACGCCGAGTGACTTAATGTAATCGAGCTTGCTAATGATCCCCTGAAGATCGCCAATTCCATCATTATTGGTATCACAAAAGCTGCGCGGGTATACCTGATAAATAACCGCGCCTTTCCACCATTCATTATGAGCCATGCACTTTCTCCTGCGCCGTGCAGCCAGGTTGCCGTATCTATTTTCTGCCTTTTGGGTCATCTCGCAACTCTGTGTATTGAGGGGCTTAATAACTGTAGTCAAATCAGACGAGGTGAGGTCAGATTATGATGTAAGCAGGGTACGACAACACTAAATATTAACAATGGCGAAGAGCATACGACATGCGTTGATATGAGTAAAAAGCCTGCATACGTATGCAGCATAATTAGTTGTCATTGAATTAATATAAAAGCAGGATTTCAAACTTGTTGGGGCTCTTTACCAATATGTGTTTCTACCTGACATTACCTTCTATCATCTATGTTACAGTTGGATTAAT contains the following coding sequences:
- the pheS gene encoding phenylalanine--tRNA ligase subunit alpha, whose translation is MNLENILAQALDAVANASEVAQLEEVRVNYLGKKGEITGLLKTLGKLAPEERKEAGQVINQAKNQVQTAINEKREALEQAALAQKLAAETIDVTLPGRTAPQGGLHPVTRTIERIEQFFGELGFAVKSGPEVEDDFHNFDALNIPEHHPARADHDTFYFNPKLVLRTQTSGVQIRTMEAEQPPLRIISPGRVYRNDYDQTHTPMFHQVEGLMVDTDVSFTELKGILHDFLRNFFEEDMEIRFRPSYFPFTEPSAEVDVKGKNGKWLEVLGCGMVHPNVLRSVGIDPEKYTGFAFGMGVERLTMLRYGVNDLRAFFENDLKFLNQFR
- the ihfA gene encoding integration host factor subunit alpha; its protein translation is MALTKADIAEHLFEKLGINKKDAKDLVEAFFEEIRSALESGEQVKLSGFGNFDLRDKKERPGRNPKTGEDIPISARRVVTFRPGQKLKTRVEVGTSKNL
- the hda gene encoding DnaA inactivator Hda, whose protein sequence is MMQPMQMALPVTLPDDETFSAYFGGEESLEVTHLKSALESGQQDFQFTYLCGLGDSGKSHLLYATCIHAQEQGLSTILLSLREVINFGPAVLDGLETLDVVCIDDVHLVAGDEPWEKALFNFFNRFNEPGKCLVVTADLLPNMLNLSLPDLESRFTWGTTFQIRSMSDDDKAEALVKRAKMRGLELSDECARFLLTRLSRDMRALLDVLDKLDHASMAAQRKLTIPFIKTTLNL
- a CDS encoding alpha-glucosidase family protein; its protein translation is MAHNEWWKGAVIYQVYPRSFCDTNNDGIGDLQGIISKLDYIKSLGVDAIWISPFFKSPMKDFGYDISDYRDIDPMFGTLNDFDELIDKAHQRNIKIIIDQVLSHTSDEHAWFSESRASQTNAKADWYVWADAKPDGSPPNNWLSIFGGVAWQWDSRRCQYYLHNFLTEQPDLNFHNPEVRQAVLDNVEFWLKKGVDGFRLDAINFCFHDQQLRDNPAKPKELRQGRGFSEDNPYAFQYHYYNNTQPENLAFMAEIRALLDRYPATVSLGEISSEDSLQTMAEYTSGGDKLHMGYSFELLTKDYSASYIRETVSRLEAVMTEGWPCWAFSNHDVERVASRWSKDGKTVDARQASMLTALLGSLRGSVCMYQGEELGLGEADVAFEDLQDPYGITFWPNFKGRDGCRTPMPWHTEQQHAGFSEGKPWLPVSPAHQSQAVSQQTDTDDSILARYQAFMAWRSTMPELQVGDIEFIDSPEPILAFYRHYQGKTMLCAFNLSEQPTQLALEISHHTEHLELVHHTGHYEQDQLSLPGFGCFFASL
- the pheT gene encoding phenylalanine--tRNA ligase subunit beta, with the protein product MKFSEKWLREWVNPAIDTEALSEQLSMAGLEVDGVDPVAGDFDGVVIGEVVECGQHPDADKLRVTKVNVGEDELLDIVCGAANCRAGLKVAVAKVGAVLPGGFKIKKAKLRGQPSHGMLCAFEELGMAESSDGILELPADAQIGQNIREYFNLDDVTIDVDLTANRSDCLGIKGLAREVGVLNGIDVNELAIPAVEPTIDDKIEIELVNSQACPRYLGRVVKGINLDAITPLWMVEKLRRSGIRSIDPVVDITNYVLLELGHPMHAFDLSAIEGGIKVRSAADNEELVLLDGNTAKLKPSTLVIADHNKALAMAGIFGGENSGVKEGTTDILLESAFFNPLAIAGQARSYGLHTDASHRYERGVDYQLQRDAMERATALLLEIAGGQAGPVVEAVSEADLPEAKSVTLRRARLDRVIGYHIADEKVTDILTRLGLDVAFANDSWTAVVPSYRFDISIEEDLIEEVARVFGYNNIPNVAPTAALKMTDHQEARLPVSRLRNELVARGYQEAITYSFVDPKKQQLLHPESDALVLPHPISVEMSAMRVSLMPGLLNAVAYNQNRQQARIRLFEHGLKFVKDEAAENGVRQTPVIGGVVYGNTHNEHWGIESRKTDFFDVKGDVEALLALCNDKARFSFKAQPSDGLHPGQSAAIYANGEKVGYIGAVHPQLQKSLDLNETAYVFEVETAAIAERKLPEAVSISKFPSNRRDIAILVADDVKIGDILESIEKVGGNQLVDLNLFDVYKGKGIEPGYKSLAIALTLQAVDRTLEEKDINDTVEIVVAELAKQFNASLRD
- a CDS encoding EAL domain-containing protein; protein product: MTNRIKNISVAWLISSLLFGSLAIFVYVQQKEAAKQSVQAASELIRQELDSQLHNIDVFLKHAERLDETCDAHTISLMREQVFVNPALSEIGIVDEYGRLLCNSFGRLTPPVQTTEPIKQPGLRYHGPIITDFLQVPAFVLARTRNDGFEVNALLPTSWLSDTLDITRHKNLAFIALLDGKSGVPIFLRGKYTLPLGETIFPMTDVLEFEGHFDDGTQKYIFARPLAALPQLTIMVASDAKRLSAIQPVWLLALLLLYCGSLVGLTMLLNHYDSRVLSSRALLLGAISKQELFNVYQPLVDATTREVVGVEVLIRWQHPVEGELSPAYFIPEAERDGSILDLSIYQIERALTELRAILKSKPNFKVSFNVNGYLLTCADYLEVLHKANLVIPKLTIELTERDVLSQAQIHSVLQSLVNSGVEIAIDDFGTGYSGLHYLQSFPIDLLKIDQTFVASIGMDNLQSPVLNAMIEMAAKLNKKLIAEGVETAHQAEYLSRQGVCVHQGWYYYKAMPIQKLKEVC